In Paenibacillus sp. FSL M7-0420, a single genomic region encodes these proteins:
- a CDS encoding thioredoxin family protein has protein sequence MIKKFILLTVSVAAIFFLLLNIFHSIGADKPLYTNITLSEYQKKISENENFSIYIYATSCRACQTFKPIVNKVLKNNLNVIYALNLDINQNRDLSFLKEQNISLTPTIVIYENGEEIAKKEGVQSETELRNLLNLN, from the coding sequence GTGATCAAAAAGTTTATTCTCTTAACAGTTTCAGTAGCAGCAATATTTTTTTTATTACTGAATATATTCCACTCTATTGGAGCTGATAAACCGTTGTATACAAATATCACACTCTCAGAATATCAAAAGAAAATTAGTGAAAATGAAAATTTCTCAATCTATATCTATGCTACTTCCTGCCGAGCCTGTCAAACCTTCAAACCCATAGTTAACAAAGTGCTTAAAAACAATTTAAATGTAATCTATGCTCTTAATCTTGATATAAACCAAAATAGAGATCTGTCCTTTTTGAAAGAACAAAATATCTCATTAACACCTACAATAGTAATCTACGAAAATGGTGAAGAAATTGCCAAAAAAGAAGGCGTTCAATCTGAAACAGAACTTAGAAATTTATTAAATCTTAATTAG
- a CDS encoding peptidase domain-containing ABC transporter, whose protein sequence is MLKNIYIHTKQHDSSDCGAACIMSLLNFYDKYLNYQYLRDLLKTDTTGTRSSNMILSLQNLGFEAKLVRLKQLNLDSLRKVVYPCIAHTFVAGLEHYIVLYGLKNDKLIVSDPQKEKLCLLRFDDFFSTFTGVIILANPLSNNSLILPMQKKKNSASHKIYRICKHNLKYLLLSAFFALAAAISAVVFSYIYRAAFDFVVPEKNEDLLNQIIGTFFLIILAKGLFEFLRGMFISMLSRKIDDRLANQFLTKILNFPLNFFYSRENGDTLARFYDISNVRNLISNTLILSVIDFMTICITSFILFKENQQLFIISLSPVLIYLCINSLFFNQLHKSSKKSIEDQSYLTSHMIQVLEGMESIHGLNKQSYVHRNLINKFKGVLKRNFLFSLLSNINISLTRTIQSLFSLIVLWAGIKQIINDQSSIGQLMTFTALASYFILSVERLVNAQPDIIKSYVAINRYYEYLDYPTPKNSVPGIIYRIDSIIFDKLSYSYTNRKVLENLSLVISRNDCIAIVGQSGSGKTTLAKLLVRILDSNEGKLMINQTDINTLDIYSVRQKIIYLSQNPFFFAGSLQENLCMGTDFTEKELIIACETACIWEEIQLMPGQLGYTVLESGSNFSLGQKQRLSLARALLNKPEVLICDEIMSNVDVEKCRIIYNNLQNIQLTRLYITHKPEDIPYIDKIFDLDQNELIKNREEVLV, encoded by the coding sequence ATGCTTAAAAATATTTATATTCATACAAAACAACATGACTCCTCAGATTGCGGCGCAGCATGTATTATGAGCCTATTAAATTTCTATGATAAATATCTTAATTATCAATATCTTAGAGATTTACTGAAAACAGATACAACGGGAACAAGGTCAAGCAATATGATCCTTTCATTACAAAACCTCGGATTTGAGGCAAAACTAGTCCGATTAAAACAACTGAATTTAGACTCACTTCGAAAAGTTGTATACCCGTGCATTGCGCATACATTCGTTGCCGGTCTTGAACACTATATCGTTCTTTATGGTCTAAAGAACGATAAATTGATCGTTAGTGACCCGCAAAAGGAAAAACTATGTCTATTGCGCTTCGATGATTTTTTTTCTACCTTTACTGGAGTAATAATCCTGGCAAATCCTTTATCAAACAATTCATTAATCTTACCCATGCAAAAGAAAAAAAATAGTGCGAGTCATAAAATATATCGGATTTGCAAGCATAACCTAAAATACCTTCTTCTCTCTGCTTTTTTTGCTTTAGCTGCTGCTATATCTGCTGTAGTATTTTCCTATATTTACCGGGCGGCATTTGATTTTGTTGTTCCTGAAAAAAATGAAGATTTATTGAACCAGATCATAGGAACTTTCTTTTTAATTATTCTCGCTAAGGGTTTGTTTGAATTTTTAAGAGGAATGTTCATCTCCATGCTTAGTAGAAAAATTGATGATCGTTTAGCTAATCAGTTTTTAACAAAAATACTAAACTTTCCCTTGAATTTTTTTTATAGCAGAGAAAATGGAGATACTTTGGCACGTTTTTACGATATTTCTAATGTTAGAAATTTGATCAGCAACACTTTAATACTTAGTGTCATTGACTTTATGACTATCTGTATAACCTCTTTTATCTTGTTTAAGGAAAATCAGCAGCTGTTTATAATATCGCTCTCGCCAGTACTAATATATCTGTGCATCAACAGCTTGTTCTTTAATCAATTGCATAAATCAAGCAAAAAAAGTATAGAAGATCAGTCTTATTTGACCAGTCATATGATCCAGGTACTTGAAGGCATGGAATCCATTCATGGGCTTAATAAACAATCTTATGTTCATCGGAATCTAATTAATAAATTTAAGGGAGTTCTTAAGCGGAATTTTCTATTTAGCCTGCTTTCCAATATCAACATTTCACTCACTCGAACTATCCAATCACTTTTTAGCTTGATTGTGTTATGGGCCGGCATCAAACAGATTATTAATGATCAGTCCAGCATTGGACAATTAATGACTTTTACGGCACTGGCCAGCTACTTCATTCTTTCGGTAGAACGATTGGTAAATGCTCAGCCTGACATAATTAAATCTTATGTTGCCATTAACCGATATTACGAATATTTGGATTATCCCACCCCTAAAAACAGCGTCCCTGGAATCATCTACAGAATTGATTCAATTATTTTTGATAAGCTTTCCTACTCCTATACCAACAGAAAGGTCCTGGAGAATTTGTCTCTCGTGATATCACGTAATGATTGTATCGCAATTGTTGGACAGAGTGGTTCGGGTAAAACTACATTGGCCAAACTGTTGGTTCGCATTCTGGATTCAAACGAAGGCAAATTAATGATAAACCAAACGGATATCAATACACTAGATATATATTCTGTCCGTCAGAAAATCATTTATCTGTCACAAAACCCTTTCTTTTTTGCTGGAAGCTTACAGGAGAATTTATGTATGGGTACCGATTTTACGGAAAAAGAGCTTATAATCGCTTGTGAAACTGCCTGTATCTGGGAAGAAATTCAGCTGATGCCTGGGCAACTTGGCTATACTGTATTAGAGAGCGGGAGCAATTTTTCATTAGGACAAAAGCAAAGGCTCTCATTGGCACGTGCTCTTCTTAATAAACCTGAAGTTTTAATTTGTGATGAAATTATGAGTAATGTTGATGTGGAGAAGTGCCGTATAATCTATAATAATCTACAAAATATACAGCTTACAAGATTATATATTACTCATAAACCTGAGGATATCCCTTATATTGATAAAATCTTTGACCTTGATCAAAATGAGTTAATAAAGAACCGTGAGGAGGTTCTAGTGTGA
- a CDS encoding PRD domain-containing protein, which yields MARDTEQFQVLRVIGNNVVMVEGGKKSKEYVIIGKGIGFALKDTGVIDSDDPRIEKLFRLEDREEWSQYQILLEDIDPKVMRITDEIISDIAREFPGKLNDKIYLALPSHIQFTIFRLRSGMDIVNPFLEETRMTFPKEFEIASKAAGKISEGFEVQIPEDEVGFLTYHVYSAVSNVPVGQLVKASNIVSELMEMIRSERKIRFEQGSMNHVRLMVHLRFSIERILQGSLIDNPFVKHIKKEYKDEYKLAHRMGKVMQGKLSVDVPEEEICFLAMHLHRLFQTIEKNK from the coding sequence TTGGCGAGGGACACTGAACAATTTCAGGTGCTGCGGGTGATTGGGAATAATGTCGTAATGGTAGAGGGCGGCAAGAAGAGCAAGGAATATGTAATTATCGGCAAGGGCATCGGGTTTGCGCTTAAGGATACGGGTGTTATTGATTCGGATGATCCCCGGATTGAGAAGCTGTTTCGGCTGGAGGACCGGGAGGAATGGAGTCAGTATCAGATTCTGCTGGAGGACATTGATCCCAAGGTCATGAGGATTACGGATGAGATTATCTCTGATATCGCCCGTGAGTTTCCCGGCAAGCTAAACGACAAGATCTATTTGGCGCTCCCCAGCCATATCCAATTCACCATTTTCCGCTTGCGCAGCGGGATGGACATTGTGAATCCATTCCTGGAGGAGACCCGGATGACATTCCCCAAGGAATTTGAGATCGCTTCCAAGGCGGCCGGGAAGATCAGCGAAGGCTTTGAAGTGCAGATTCCTGAGGACGAGGTCGGTTTCCTTACTTACCACGTCTATTCTGCAGTCAGCAATGTGCCGGTGGGCCAGCTTGTGAAGGCCTCCAACATTGTCAGTGAACTGATGGAGATGATCCGCAGTGAACGCAAGATCCGCTTTGAGCAGGGCAGTATGAATCATGTCCGGCTGATGGTTCACTTGAGATTCTCGATTGAACGGATTCTGCAGGGTTCGCTCATCGACAATCCTTTTGTGAAGCATATCAAGAAGGAATACAAGGATGAATACAAGCTCGCGCACAGGATGGGCAAAGTCATGCAGGGCAAGCTCAGTGTAGACGTACCCGAAGAAGAAATCTGCTTTCTGGCTATGCATCTGCACCGGCTGTTCCAGACGATAGAGAAGAATAAATAG
- a CDS encoding PTS sugar transporter subunit IIA — MFSRWKAKKEEKPTEAVIRLEIYAPVSGQSVPLTEVPDETFAGGHMGQGIAIEPIEGRLTAPFDGKIAHVVKTNHALILEHASGLQLLMHIGIDTVSLRGEGFISHIATGDEVQAGQTLIEFDLEAIRAAGYRMITPVIVTGNGEDTPEVDCHYGQVTAGTSSVLTTAVASQP, encoded by the coding sequence ATGTTTTCGAGATGGAAAGCTAAAAAAGAAGAGAAACCTACTGAGGCGGTAATCCGCCTGGAGATATACGCTCCGGTCAGCGGACAGTCCGTACCATTAACGGAAGTGCCGGACGAGACCTTTGCTGGCGGGCATATGGGCCAAGGTATTGCCATAGAACCTATAGAGGGACGTTTAACGGCCCCGTTTGACGGAAAAATTGCGCATGTGGTTAAAACGAATCACGCTCTAATCCTGGAGCATGCCTCTGGTCTGCAACTGCTGATGCACATCGGAATTGATACGGTCAGCTTACGGGGCGAAGGCTTCATCAGCCATATTGCCACCGGAGATGAAGTGCAGGCAGGGCAGACGCTGATCGAATTTGATCTGGAGGCAATCCGCGCTGCGGGTTATCGTATGATCACTCCGGTAATTGTAACGGGCAACGGGGAGGACACCCCGGAAGTGGATTGCCATTACGGCCAGGTTACGGCAGGAACAAGCAGTGTTCTTACAACAGCAGTAGCTTCACAGCCTTAG
- a CDS encoding PTS transporter subunit EIIC has protein sequence MLAFLQKLGKSLMLPVATLPAAALLQGLGLLDYEKDLHLGSTIGGFLNQYVAPFLNAGSGAIFGNLALIFAVGVAIGFAGDAVAALSALIAYMVLTKVLLIVPGTFSFIGDDVVLDMGVLGGIFAGAWAAFLYKKYHNIKLPDWLGFFAGKRFVPIVTAASTMVLAVFIGMVWSPIQDVISDFGNWVVGLGAIGAFVFGTANRLLVPIGLHHVINTIAWFQLGDFTNAAGEVVHGDVWRFLAGDKSAGMFTTGFFPIMMFALPGAALAFIHTAKLEKKKLVASIFIGSAIASILTGITEPLEFSFMFLAPLLYLVHALLTGVSMALMYILDVRLGFSFSAGLIDYLTNLKISTNAWVLFPVGLAFFLLYYVLFRFVIIKFNLKTPGREDDSEDEVIELSKGGATVSDSSRAAKILENIGGPANIRSIDACITRLRLNVNDDKAVKDSALKQLGASGVMRLGQGAVQIVFGPQSEQLKDDIKKLM, from the coding sequence ATGTTGGCTTTTCTACAGAAGTTAGGGAAATCTCTGATGCTTCCAGTCGCAACTTTACCGGCTGCAGCTCTACTGCAGGGACTCGGCCTTCTCGATTACGAAAAGGATTTACATCTGGGTAGCACTATCGGCGGATTCTTGAACCAGTATGTCGCTCCATTCTTAAACGCAGGTTCGGGTGCGATTTTCGGCAACTTGGCACTGATCTTTGCCGTGGGGGTTGCAATAGGATTTGCCGGTGATGCTGTAGCTGCTTTATCGGCGCTTATTGCGTATATGGTTCTTACAAAAGTATTGTTGATCGTACCGGGAACCTTCAGTTTCATAGGCGACGATGTAGTGCTGGATATGGGCGTACTTGGGGGGATCTTTGCCGGTGCATGGGCCGCTTTCCTGTACAAAAAGTATCACAATATCAAATTGCCAGATTGGCTCGGCTTCTTCGCAGGCAAACGGTTTGTTCCTATTGTTACTGCAGCCTCGACAATGGTATTGGCAGTCTTCATTGGTATGGTCTGGAGCCCGATACAAGATGTTATCAGTGATTTCGGTAACTGGGTAGTAGGCTTGGGTGCCATTGGTGCCTTCGTATTCGGTACGGCGAACCGTCTGCTCGTTCCGATCGGCCTCCATCATGTTATCAATACCATTGCGTGGTTCCAGTTAGGTGACTTTACCAATGCAGCCGGCGAGGTAGTCCATGGTGACGTTTGGCGTTTCCTGGCCGGAGATAAAAGTGCAGGGATGTTCACCACCGGTTTCTTCCCGATTATGATGTTCGCTTTGCCTGGTGCGGCGCTTGCTTTCATTCATACCGCAAAACTGGAGAAGAAAAAGCTGGTAGCCTCCATCTTTATTGGATCTGCAATTGCCTCTATACTTACAGGGATTACCGAACCGCTGGAATTCTCATTTATGTTTTTGGCACCGCTACTGTACCTTGTCCATGCGTTATTGACCGGTGTGTCAATGGCTCTGATGTACATCCTGGATGTACGGCTCGGATTCAGCTTCTCTGCAGGTCTGATTGACTATCTGACTAACCTTAAGATTTCAACGAACGCATGGGTACTGTTTCCGGTAGGGTTGGCATTCTTCCTACTATATTATGTTTTATTCCGCTTTGTTATCATCAAGTTCAACCTCAAAACCCCTGGCCGCGAGGATGACAGCGAGGATGAGGTCATTGAACTGTCCAAAGGCGGGGCGACTGTGTCTGATTCTTCCAGAGCCGCCAAGATTCTGGAGAACATCGGCGGTCCTGCGAACATCCGCAGCATCGATGCCTGTATTACCCGCTTGCGTCTTAACGTAAATGATGACAAAGCGGTTAAGGACTCCGCGCTCAAGCAACTGGGTGCTTCCGGTGTCATGCGGCTTGGGCAGGGTGCCGTACAGATTGTGTTCGGACCGCAGTCCGAACAGCTGAAGGATGATATTAAGAAGCTGATGTAG
- a CDS encoding stalk domain-containing protein, whose translation MRKRRMSGPVIRRLWTAVIWLGVAVALSVSAGQAQASPAAGKTIEVNLDDKPLTFEKAPLLDKGTTLVPFRPLFEAMGLTVGWNPAQQTVTGTKEGLTIVMKIGSKTATVNGTSVQLLQAPTIIDSYTMVPLRFVGESTQALVAWNPYKPQILVYTDPYLAANGLTKATAKAAVDKQIAEFKKVYDEQIASQPQPTKPPAPGTVPNAPAGDGSYKPAASDQVNLSNLQGTYYGFSPDYDGYECGGMCWNILTFLPGNKVVVDAPKQGGPETINCSRDGCQTYTIQSGKLKLSNGDTYDIAVKSGKLHIDDVELSRVKTVKNGLTLSGTYVHRGFQGLAGISAGSTSWTRTLVLNSNGTFTSDNLMLGTVQGGAPTTGGAGGSDTGSYKISGNTIVFAFGNGKVSSSLFFQHDDGSIQVGDENYSKQ comes from the coding sequence GTGAGAAAAAGGCGAATGTCCGGACCTGTGATCCGGCGGTTATGGACGGCTGTCATCTGGCTGGGAGTAGCCGTAGCGCTGAGTGTATCAGCGGGCCAAGCGCAAGCTTCGCCAGCTGCGGGCAAAACGATAGAGGTCAATCTGGATGACAAACCATTAACTTTTGAGAAAGCTCCCTTGCTGGATAAAGGGACAACGCTGGTTCCGTTCCGTCCGCTGTTCGAGGCGATGGGTCTCACAGTAGGCTGGAATCCCGCGCAGCAGACAGTAACCGGTACGAAGGAAGGCCTGACCATAGTAATGAAGATAGGCAGTAAGACGGCTACCGTCAATGGCACCAGTGTTCAACTACTGCAAGCGCCAACAATTATAGACAGCTACACGATGGTCCCGCTCCGCTTCGTCGGGGAGTCCACTCAGGCACTGGTCGCATGGAACCCGTATAAGCCGCAGATTCTCGTCTATACCGATCCGTATCTGGCCGCCAATGGTCTGACCAAAGCAACGGCGAAGGCGGCGGTTGACAAGCAAATTGCCGAATTCAAAAAAGTATACGATGAGCAGATCGCCAGCCAGCCGCAACCGACCAAGCCGCCGGCACCAGGGACTGTGCCGAATGCTCCGGCCGGAGACGGCTCCTACAAGCCAGCCGCTTCGGACCAGGTGAATCTGAGCAATCTGCAGGGAACGTACTACGGCTTCAGCCCGGACTACGACGGGTATGAATGCGGCGGGATGTGCTGGAATATCCTCACCTTCCTGCCCGGTAATAAAGTGGTTGTTGATGCTCCAAAGCAAGGCGGACCGGAGACGATCAACTGCTCGCGTGACGGCTGCCAGACTTACACCATACAGAGTGGTAAGCTGAAGCTAAGTAACGGAGATACTTATGATATTGCGGTCAAATCCGGCAAGCTGCATATTGACGATGTTGAGCTTAGCCGGGTCAAGACGGTCAAGAACGGGCTGACCCTAAGCGGCACTTATGTTCACCGCGGCTTCCAGGGGCTGGCTGGGATCTCAGCCGGATCGACCTCCTGGACACGGACGCTGGTGCTGAACAGCAATGGAACCTTCACCAGCGATAACCTGATGCTGGGTACCGTCCAGGGCGGAGCACCCACAACAGGCGGGGCCGGCGGTTCAGACACCGGTTCATACAAGATAAGCGGGAATACCATCGTATTCGCTTTTGGTAACGGTAAGGTATCCAGTTCCCTATTCTTCCAGCATGATGACGGCAGCATCCAGGTTGGGGACGAGAATTACAGCAAGCAATAG
- a CDS encoding sigma-70 family RNA polymerase sigma factor, with amino-acid sequence MNIPESDPYKLIFYEHYPSVRRKLAALVRDESAADDLAQEVFIRLYRNPPDDPAALGAWLHRVLTRIGYDYLNQRVRERRLINKQELLYDAGASAPTGEEVVLSKMDQEDVRSWLEDLPQRDRQALLLKYSGYSYAEIAGELGVKPPVVGTLLSRATAKLKHHAVKSIPQE; translated from the coding sequence ATGAATATTCCGGAATCAGACCCATACAAATTAATCTTTTATGAGCATTACCCGAGTGTGCGTCGCAAGCTGGCGGCACTTGTGAGGGACGAGAGTGCTGCCGATGATCTGGCGCAGGAGGTTTTTATCAGACTCTACCGAAATCCGCCGGATGATCCGGCGGCGCTGGGGGCGTGGCTGCATAGAGTGCTTACGCGGATCGGATATGATTATCTGAACCAGCGGGTGAGAGAGCGGCGTCTGATCAACAAGCAGGAGCTGTTATATGATGCGGGGGCTTCTGCTCCTACAGGGGAAGAAGTAGTCCTCAGCAAGATGGATCAGGAAGATGTGCGGAGCTGGCTGGAGGATCTTCCTCAGCGGGACCGGCAGGCCCTGCTGCTTAAGTATTCGGGCTACAGCTACGCGGAGATCGCCGGGGAGCTGGGAGTGAAGCCGCCGGTAGTCGGAACCCTGTTAAGCCGGGCGACAGCCAAACTGAAACACCATGCGGTGAAATCCATTCCGCAAGAATAA
- a CDS encoding ABC transporter ATP-binding protein: MSSIPAIDANALTKAYPNGRGCRDVTLTVGKGEAFGFLGPNGAGKSTFVKMLVGLISPTGGQASILGHPLGSIEAKMKIGYLPELYRYQDWLTGEEVVRLHAKLCRIPKSVMDQRIPQLLQEVGIGLRGRDRVKHYSKGMQQRLGLACALVNDPEILFLDEPSSALDPIGRMEVRKILQRLKERGITIFLNSHLLEDVEVLCDRMALLSNGAVLRHGKVAEMLNKRTSWHFKVGGYTPFLLSWLNEHTGLSIRQSVPAAGKSGYDPAQEEDSDSSIVWLAAELDHEEQAGWLNGLMVQQGMTLYQVIRQTERLEDWFMDAVAGLSHRGEKE, from the coding sequence ATGAGCAGTATCCCTGCGATTGATGCGAACGCCTTGACCAAAGCTTATCCGAATGGACGCGGCTGCCGGGATGTTACTTTGACTGTGGGGAAAGGGGAAGCCTTCGGCTTCCTCGGCCCCAACGGTGCCGGCAAGAGTACCTTTGTCAAAATGCTGGTCGGACTCATCTCGCCAACTGGCGGTCAGGCTTCCATTCTGGGCCATCCGCTCGGCTCTATCGAAGCCAAAATGAAGATTGGCTATCTGCCGGAGCTGTACCGCTACCAGGATTGGCTGACCGGTGAAGAGGTGGTCAGGCTTCATGCCAAGCTGTGCCGGATTCCGAAATCCGTCATGGATCAGAGAATTCCCCAGCTCCTGCAGGAGGTAGGCATCGGGCTGCGCGGAAGGGACCGGGTCAAGCATTATTCCAAGGGAATGCAGCAGCGGCTGGGTCTTGCGTGTGCGCTGGTGAATGATCCGGAGATTCTGTTCCTGGATGAACCCTCCTCAGCCCTTGATCCCATCGGGAGAATGGAAGTGCGGAAGATTCTGCAGCGGCTGAAGGAACGGGGAATTACTATTTTTCTCAACTCTCATTTACTTGAGGATGTTGAAGTGCTGTGCGACCGGATGGCTCTGCTGAGTAACGGAGCGGTCCTGCGGCACGGCAAAGTAGCGGAGATGCTGAACAAACGGACAAGCTGGCATTTCAAAGTAGGCGGATACACGCCTTTTTTGCTGTCCTGGCTTAATGAGCATACAGGGTTATCCATCCGGCAATCCGTGCCTGCGGCTGGGAAATCAGGCTATGACCCGGCTCAGGAGGAGGACTCAGATTCAAGCATCGTTTGGCTTGCGGCGGAGCTGGATCATGAGGAGCAGGCGGGCTGGCTGAACGGGCTGATGGTCCAGCAGGGGATGACGCTGTATCAGGTGATCCGCCAGACGGAGCGGCTGGAGGACTGGTTCATGGATGCGGTAGCCGGGCTAAGTCATAGGGGGGAGAAGGAATGA
- a CDS encoding ABC transporter permease, protein MRTIVAMTWKEMLRKKVMLLTLLLTLVFLIAFWFVADTVGTNDQGTGTLGNGSGLFMQYMNGAFILSLGFFFGAFVIAFLAIFSSFSVIAGEAEQGVMQALLPRPLPRWKWYFGRWLGFVTLGTIYALILFTAILLITNAHANVPREAAVLARSFLLFASVVPLLISVSMLGSGLFSALGNGVFMTMLYGAGFLGGMVDKLSGSLSLEEDGLKVLNNLTGMISMIMPADTLQRRMTVELFSLKDMNGMVSMDNGALSLMNFNSFPSNTFVAYAVIYTVVIFGLGLLRFQRKDL, encoded by the coding sequence ATGAGAACCATAGTTGCAATGACCTGGAAGGAAATGCTTCGTAAAAAAGTGATGCTGCTAACCCTCCTGCTTACCCTGGTGTTCCTGATTGCCTTCTGGTTTGTGGCCGATACCGTAGGAACGAACGATCAAGGGACCGGAACGCTGGGAAATGGCAGCGGGTTGTTCATGCAGTACATGAACGGCGCTTTTATTCTGAGTCTGGGCTTCTTCTTCGGCGCGTTCGTTATTGCCTTTCTGGCGATTTTCAGTTCTTTCTCGGTGATTGCTGGTGAAGCGGAGCAGGGGGTCATGCAGGCTCTGTTACCCCGGCCGCTGCCGCGCTGGAAATGGTATTTTGGCCGCTGGCTGGGCTTCGTTACACTGGGAACGATCTATGCACTCATTCTGTTCACCGCAATCCTGCTGATTACAAATGCCCACGCGAATGTTCCCAGAGAAGCGGCCGTGCTGGCGAGGTCATTCCTCCTGTTTGCCTCTGTAGTTCCCTTGTTAATCTCCGTATCCATGCTGGGTTCGGGACTATTCTCGGCGCTTGGCAACGGTGTGTTCATGACGATGCTCTACGGGGCAGGATTTCTCGGCGGGATGGTGGATAAGCTTAGCGGATCGCTGAGTCTGGAGGAGGACGGACTGAAGGTGCTGAATAATCTGACCGGAATGATCTCGATGATTATGCCGGCAGATACCTTGCAGCGCCGAATGACTGTCGAGCTGTTCAGCTTGAAGGATATGAATGGTATGGTATCGATGGATAACGGGGCGCTTAGTCTGATGAATTTCAATTCATTTCCGTCTAATACCTTTGTCGCATACGCTGTAATCTACACTGTGGTTATCTTTGGGCTGGGGCTTTTGCGCTTTCAGCGTAAGGATCTGTAG
- a CDS encoding winged helix-turn-helix transcriptional regulator has product MNDFEMCPRFEKAVDVLSKRWVALIVFVLMDGPRRFGEIEHCLSNLSGKVLSDRLKEMEAEGIIQRSVYPEMPVRIEYSLTDKGTALAPILGEIGNWSTDWIEIGVTK; this is encoded by the coding sequence ATGAATGATTTTGAAATGTGCCCCCGGTTCGAGAAAGCGGTAGATGTGCTTAGCAAGCGGTGGGTAGCCCTGATCGTGTTCGTCCTGATGGATGGTCCGCGGCGGTTCGGGGAAATTGAGCATTGCTTGTCCAATCTTAGCGGCAAGGTCTTGTCTGACCGATTGAAGGAAATGGAGGCTGAAGGGATCATACAGCGTTCTGTATACCCTGAGATGCCCGTACGAATTGAGTATTCGTTAACCGATAAAGGTACGGCACTGGCTCCCATTCTTGGAGAGATCGGTAACTGGTCTACGGATTGGATCGAGATTGGCGTGACCAAATGA
- a CDS encoding GTP cyclohydrolase II, whose amino-acid sequence MINPDILSILQNKINRIPMENSTNILVGPITLPVNLDGETITFKWYSWLNVTDEELQRAEGKEATELLISRLSSMKLADGQQSSVLVYGDFEHSEEALIRMHSICHTGDIFGSKRCDCGFQLHQSMKMIAQHGAGALFYLANHEGRGIGLFSKAMAYLLQEEGYDTVEANLELGFADDSRDYTDAISVLQHLRSHPVTLITNNPKKLEALRAAGMNTVKRVPLWGDVSVFNEKYLRTKVARSGHLEAVPGAEFFEGRVAK is encoded by the coding sequence ATGATCAACCCAGATATCCTATCTATACTACAGAACAAAATCAACCGGATTCCTATGGAAAACTCCACGAATATATTGGTCGGACCTATTACCCTGCCTGTCAATCTGGACGGGGAGACGATCACCTTCAAATGGTACAGCTGGCTGAATGTGACGGACGAAGAGCTTCAGCGCGCTGAAGGCAAGGAGGCTACCGAGCTGCTCATCAGCCGGTTGTCATCGATGAAGCTTGCGGATGGACAGCAGTCCAGTGTCCTGGTCTACGGAGATTTCGAGCATTCGGAGGAAGCGCTGATCCGGATGCACAGCATTTGCCATACCGGGGATATCTTCGGCAGCAAGCGCTGCGATTGCGGCTTCCAGCTGCACCAGTCGATGAAGATGATTGCGCAGCATGGTGCCGGGGCCCTCTTTTATCTGGCGAATCATGAAGGAAGAGGCATTGGCTTGTTCAGCAAAGCAATGGCATATCTTCTTCAGGAAGAAGGGTATGATACCGTAGAGGCCAATCTGGAGCTTGGGTTCGCCGATGATTCCAGAGATTACACAGATGCGATTAGTGTGCTTCAGCATTTGCGCAGCCATCCGGTGACTCTGATCACCAACAATCCGAAGAAGCTGGAAGCTCTCCGGGCAGCCGGAATGAACACAGTGAAGCGGGTGCCGCTATGGGGCGATGTATCGGTCTTCAATGAGAAGTACCTGCGGACCAAGGTGGCCCGTTCCGGACATCTGGAGGCTGTGCCGGGTGCGGAGTTTTTTGAGGGAAGAGTGGCTAAATAA